In Pseudomonas sp. MTM4, one genomic interval encodes:
- the ppa gene encoding inorganic diphosphatase: MSYSKVPAGKDLPNDIYVAIEIPANHAPIKYEIDHDTDCLFVDRFMATPMFYPANYGFIPHTLADDGDPLDVLVVTPYPVAPGSVIRCRPVGVLNMTDEAGGDAKLIAVPHDKLSQLYVDVKEYTDLPPLLIEQIKHFFENYKDLEKGKWVKVEGWEGADAARAAITKAVAAYQK; encoded by the coding sequence ATGAGCTACAGCAAAGTCCCGGCCGGCAAAGACCTGCCCAACGATATCTACGTCGCCATCGAGATTCCGGCCAACCACGCGCCGATCAAATACGAAATCGATCACGACACCGATTGCCTGTTCGTCGACCGTTTCATGGCCACCCCGATGTTCTACCCGGCCAACTACGGCTTCATCCCGCACACCCTGGCCGACGACGGTGACCCGCTGGACGTGTTGGTCGTGACGCCCTACCCGGTCGCGCCGGGCTCGGTCATCCGCTGCCGCCCGGTCGGCGTGCTGAACATGACCGACGAAGCCGGCGGCGACGCCAAGCTGATCGCCGTCCCCCACGACAAGCTGAGCCAGCTGTACGTGGACGTTAAGGAATACACCGACCTGCCCCCGCTGCTGATCGAGCAGATCAAACATTTCTTCGAGAATTACAAGGATCTGGAGAAGGGCAAGTGGGTCAAGGTCGAAGGCTGGGAAGGCGCCGACGCCGCCCGCGCCGCGATCACCAAGGCGGTTGCGGCTTACCAAAAATAA
- a CDS encoding zinc-dependent peptidase, which produces MWSFRAWQRKRILARNPISAELWRRVVDSLPILDGLSDEELARLRERAVLFLHEKRLTALPGVELQAEDRLRLALQAELPLLHLAELGWYRGFHEIVLYPDDFLSPQKYRDPAGVEHEWDGEHSGEAWLQGPVILAWPGVQGSGGWEGYNLVIHELAHKLDMLNGDANGLPPLHRNMHIEAWASAMQSAYDQLDAVLDADPDAETPIDPYAAENPAEFFAVTSEYFFSAPDVLHQAFPEVYAQLAAFYRQDPLTRLQQLQHSHPQYAEPH; this is translated from the coding sequence ATGTGGTCCTTCCGCGCCTGGCAGCGCAAACGCATCCTCGCCCGCAACCCGATCAGCGCTGAGCTGTGGCGCCGCGTGGTTGACAGCCTGCCGATCCTCGACGGTTTGAGCGATGAGGAACTGGCGCGCCTACGCGAGCGCGCCGTGCTGTTTCTGCACGAAAAGCGCCTCACCGCACTGCCAGGCGTCGAGCTGCAAGCCGAAGATCGCCTGCGCCTGGCGCTGCAGGCCGAGTTGCCGCTGCTGCACCTGGCTGAGCTCGGCTGGTATCGCGGCTTTCACGAGATCGTGCTTTATCCCGACGATTTCCTCAGCCCGCAGAAGTATCGCGACCCGGCCGGTGTCGAGCACGAATGGGACGGCGAGCACAGCGGCGAAGCCTGGCTGCAGGGGCCGGTCATCCTCGCCTGGCCCGGCGTCCAGGGAAGCGGCGGCTGGGAAGGCTACAACCTGGTGATCCACGAACTGGCGCACAAGCTCGACATGCTCAACGGCGATGCCAACGGCCTGCCGCCGCTGCACCGCAACATGCACATCGAGGCCTGGGCGAGCGCGATGCAGAGCGCCTACGACCAACTCGACGCCGTGCTGGATGCCGATCCGGATGCCGAGACGCCGATCGATCCCTACGCCGCGGAAAACCCGGCGGAGTTCTTCGCTGTCACCAGCGAATACTTCTTCAGCGCGCCGGATGTGCTGCACCAGGCCTTTCCCGAGGTCTACGCGCAACTGGCGGCCTTCTACCGACAGGATCCGCTGACGCGCCTGCAGCAGCTACAGCACAGTCATCCGCAGTACGCGGAACCTCATTGA
- the sigJ gene encoding RNA polymerase sigma factor SigJ: protein MQNRAHYYEGLRPRLFGLAYRLLGSRADAEDLLQDAWFKWSAADPAAIRDAEAWLVTVVTRLGIDQFRQRRARREEYLGPWLPEPLLGSIDHEGERLIELGADISMAFLVALERLGAEERAALLLRDVLEHSYEQIAETLGKTSVACRQIISRARRRVRDERPRFAVDAAVHRRLVERFATTLLDPDGTAFAELLAEDVSWIADGGGQATAASKVLHGVRASVRLAVGIARRADGQWHTRVTWINGEPGVLVLHGERIHAAMTLVSDGQHIRHIYSVVNPHKLAMAGREQHADALAAYTRGA, encoded by the coding sequence GTGCAGAATCGCGCCCATTACTACGAAGGATTGCGTCCGCGCCTGTTCGGCCTGGCTTACCGCCTGCTGGGCAGCCGCGCCGATGCCGAAGATTTGCTGCAGGACGCATGGTTCAAGTGGAGCGCAGCCGACCCCGCGGCGATCCGCGATGCCGAGGCCTGGCTGGTCACCGTGGTGACCCGGCTGGGCATCGATCAGTTTCGTCAACGCCGCGCCCGCCGCGAGGAGTACCTCGGCCCCTGGCTGCCGGAGCCGCTGCTGGGCAGCATCGACCACGAAGGCGAACGCTTGATCGAACTCGGCGCGGACATTTCCATGGCCTTCTTGGTGGCGCTGGAGCGACTGGGCGCCGAGGAACGCGCAGCCCTGCTGCTGCGCGACGTGCTGGAACATTCCTACGAACAGATCGCCGAAACGCTGGGCAAAACCTCTGTGGCCTGCCGCCAGATCATCAGCCGCGCCCGTCGGCGGGTTCGCGATGAGCGGCCACGCTTTGCCGTCGACGCCGCCGTACACCGTCGCTTGGTCGAGCGCTTTGCCACGACGCTGCTGGACCCCGACGGCACGGCCTTCGCCGAGCTGCTCGCCGAGGACGTGAGCTGGATCGCCGACGGCGGCGGCCAAGCTACTGCCGCCTCGAAGGTGTTGCACGGCGTGCGCGCCTCGGTGCGGCTGGCTGTCGGCATCGCCCGCCGCGCGGATGGCCAATGGCACACCCGGGTCACCTGGATCAACGGCGAACCCGGCGTGCTGGTGCTGCATGGCGAGCGCATTCATGCCGCGATGACCCTAGTCAGCGACGGCCAGCACATCCGGCACATCTACTCGGTGGTCAACCCGCACAAGCTCGCCATGGCAGGCCGGGAGCAGCACGCTGACGCCCTTGCCGCGTACACCCGCGGCGCTTAA
- a CDS encoding carboxymuconolactone decarboxylase family protein, with amino-acid sequence MRLDYLKHADPLPLQALTAISGYLHESDLDPQLLSLMELRASQLNGCAYCIDMHSKDLLALDTPLPRILLLSAWREANVYNPAERAALAWAEAVTELPDGETLDRCYGELTEHFSPRVITRLTFALVVINSWNRLSVAFGREPGQYRPGDLDGAMKRALERFADLRGVTERSK; translated from the coding sequence ATGCGACTCGACTACCTCAAGCACGCCGACCCGCTGCCACTGCAAGCACTGACTGCTATCAGCGGCTACCTGCACGAATCCGATCTGGATCCGCAACTGCTGTCGCTAATGGAGCTGCGCGCCTCGCAACTCAACGGCTGCGCCTATTGCATTGACATGCACAGCAAGGATCTGCTGGCGCTGGATACGCCGCTGCCACGCATCCTGTTGCTGTCGGCCTGGCGTGAGGCCAATGTCTACAACCCGGCCGAACGTGCCGCGCTGGCCTGGGCTGAAGCTGTCACCGAGCTGCCGGATGGCGAAACACTCGACCGCTGCTACGGTGAGTTGACCGAGCATTTCTCGCCGCGGGTGATCACCCGGCTGACCTTCGCCCTCGTCGTGATCAACAGCTGGAACCGCCTGAGCGTTGCCTTCGGGCGCGAACCGGGGCAGTACCGGCCCGGCGATCTCGATGGGGCGATGAAGCGCGCGTTGGAGCGCTTTGCCGATCTGCGTGGCGTTACCGAGAGGAGTAAGTAA
- a CDS encoding RidA family protein, which produces MTEHSGRNGLSLLNPPGLYDPAPNGYSHVALLPPGARLAFIAGQGGENVDGRLSEDFREQVRQALANLRLAIEAVGGTAQQIAKLTVLIVDHSEARLQVFGEELAGALGSGPKPACTLIPVPRLALDGMLFEIEAVVLLPEA; this is translated from the coding sequence ATGACTGAACATTCGGGTCGCAACGGCCTGTCACTGCTCAATCCGCCGGGTCTGTACGACCCGGCGCCCAATGGCTATTCCCATGTGGCGTTGTTGCCGCCTGGAGCCCGGCTCGCATTCATCGCCGGGCAGGGTGGCGAGAATGTTGACGGGCGCTTGTCCGAGGATTTTCGCGAACAGGTCCGCCAGGCCCTGGCCAATCTCCGCCTCGCCATCGAGGCGGTGGGCGGCACTGCGCAGCAGATCGCCAAACTCACTGTGCTTATCGTCGACCACAGTGAGGCACGTCTGCAGGTGTTCGGCGAGGAGTTGGCCGGCGCGCTGGGATCGGGACCGAAGCCGGCTTGCACGCTGATCCCGGTGCCACGCCTGGCGCTGGATGGCATGCTCTTCGAGATAGAGGCGGTGGTGTTGCTGCCCGAGGCGTGA
- the eutC gene encoding ethanolamine ammonia-lyase subunit EutC, which translates to MPDRSPIIENPWQHLRQLTPARIALGRAGTSLPTNAQLDFQFAHAQARDAVHLPLDSEALIRELQQHELDCLRLHSAAADRQVYLQRPDLGRRLDETSAALLDERDQPACDLALVIADGLSALAVQRHALPMTLKIVEHCQNEGWTLGPISIVEQGRVAIADEIGERLKARMVVILLGERPGLSSPDSLGLYFTWAPQVGRHDAQRNCISNIRPEGLAYNLAAHRLLYLMREACRRQLSGVNLKDEAEVPTLDGAPRAGNFLLG; encoded by the coding sequence ATGCCCGACCGTTCTCCCATCATCGAAAACCCCTGGCAGCACCTGCGTCAGCTCACCCCGGCGCGCATCGCTCTCGGCCGGGCTGGCACCAGCCTGCCTACTAATGCACAGCTCGATTTCCAGTTCGCCCATGCGCAGGCCCGCGATGCCGTGCATTTGCCGTTGGACAGCGAGGCGCTGATCCGCGAGCTGCAGCAACATGAGCTGGACTGCCTGCGCCTGCACAGCGCCGCCGCGGATCGTCAGGTCTATCTGCAACGGCCAGATCTGGGCCGGCGCCTGGACGAAACCAGCGCCGCTCTGTTGGATGAGCGCGATCAACCAGCCTGCGACCTCGCCCTGGTAATCGCCGACGGCCTCTCAGCATTGGCCGTGCAGCGCCATGCGCTGCCCATGACGCTGAAGATCGTCGAGCATTGCCAGAACGAAGGCTGGACCCTCGGGCCGATCAGCATCGTCGAACAAGGCCGCGTGGCCATTGCCGACGAAATCGGCGAACGCCTCAAGGCCCGGATGGTGGTGATCTTGCTGGGCGAACGCCCCGGCCTCAGCTCGCCGGACAGCCTGGGCCTTTATTTCACCTGGGCGCCGCAAGTCGGCCGCCACGATGCCCAGCGCAACTGCATCTCCAACATCCGCCCTGAAGGCCTCGCCTACAACCTGGCCGCGCATCGCCTGCTGTATCTCATGCGCGAAGCCTGTCGTCGCCAGCTTTCAGGTGTGAACCTCAAGGACGAAGCCGAGGTGCCGACGCTGGACGGCGCGCCCCGCGCCGGCAACTTCCTGCTGGGCTGA
- a CDS encoding ethanolamine ammonia-lyase subunit EutB, which yields MTYSHSVGGTTWRFDDLRELMAKASPARSGDLLAGVAAGSDAERVAAQMCLAEVPLKRFLEEALIPYESDEVTRLIIDSHDATAFAPVSHLSVGDFRNWLLGDEADGAAMAALAPGLTPEMVAAVSKLMRVQDLILVAQKPRVVTRFRNTIGLPGRMSTRLQPNHPTDDGAGIAASILDGLLYGNGDAVIGINPATDSTAGICELLKMLDAIIQRYEIPTQACILTHVTTSIAAIERGAPLDLVFQSIAGTEAANASFGISLATLQEGYEAGLSQKRGTLGDNLMYFETGQGSALSAGAHHGVDQQTCEARAYAVARRFKPLLVNTVVGFIGPEYLYNGKQIIRAGLEDHFCGKLLGVPMGCDICYTNHAEADQDDMDMLLTLLGTAGINFIMGIPGSDDVMLNYQTTSFHDALYVRQVLGLRAAPEFEEWLAKMQILQQDGNRLQLGNELPEPFRRALEQLS from the coding sequence ATGACGTACTCGCACAGCGTGGGCGGCACCACCTGGCGTTTCGACGACCTGCGCGAGCTGATGGCCAAGGCCAGCCCGGCGCGCTCCGGCGACCTGCTCGCCGGGGTCGCCGCAGGCAGCGATGCCGAGCGCGTGGCGGCGCAAATGTGCCTGGCCGAGGTGCCGCTCAAGCGCTTTCTCGAAGAAGCGCTGATTCCCTACGAAAGCGACGAAGTCACCCGGCTGATCATCGACAGCCACGACGCGACGGCCTTCGCCCCGGTCAGCCATCTCAGCGTGGGGGATTTTCGCAACTGGCTGCTCGGCGATGAAGCCGATGGCGCCGCGATGGCCGCCCTGGCGCCGGGGCTGACGCCGGAGATGGTGGCCGCCGTGTCGAAACTCATGCGCGTGCAGGACCTGATTTTGGTCGCGCAGAAGCCACGCGTGGTGACGCGCTTTCGCAACACCATTGGCCTGCCGGGGCGGATGTCCACCCGCCTGCAACCCAACCACCCCACCGACGACGGCGCCGGCATCGCCGCGAGCATTCTCGACGGCCTGCTCTACGGCAACGGCGACGCAGTGATCGGCATCAACCCGGCCACCGACAGCACCGCCGGTATTTGCGAGCTGCTGAAGATGCTCGACGCCATCATCCAGCGCTACGAGATCCCGACCCAAGCCTGCATTCTCACCCACGTCACCACTTCCATCGCGGCGATCGAGCGCGGTGCGCCGCTGGATCTGGTGTTCCAGTCCATCGCCGGTACCGAAGCGGCCAACGCCAGCTTCGGCATCAGTCTGGCCACGCTGCAGGAAGGTTACGAGGCGGGCCTGTCGCAGAAGCGCGGCACCCTCGGCGACAACCTGATGTACTTCGAGACCGGCCAGGGCAGCGCGTTGTCGGCGGGCGCCCACCATGGCGTCGACCAGCAAACCTGCGAAGCGCGCGCCTATGCGGTGGCGCGGCGCTTCAAGCCACTGCTGGTGAACACCGTGGTCGGCTTCATCGGTCCGGAATACCTCTACAACGGCAAGCAGATCATCCGCGCCGGCCTGGAGGACCATTTCTGCGGCAAGCTGCTCGGTGTGCCCATGGGCTGTGACATTTGCTACACCAACCACGCCGAAGCCGACCAGGACGACATGGACATGCTGCTGACCCTGCTGGGCACCGCCGGCATCAATTTCATCATGGGCATTCCGGGTTCGGACGACGTGATGCTCAACTACCAGACCACCTCCTTCCACGACGCGCTCTACGTGCGGCAAGTGCTGGGTCTGCGCGCTGCGCCGGAATTCGAGGAATGGCTGGCGAAGATGCAGATCCTTCAGCAGGACGGTAACCGGCTGCAGCTGGGCAATGAGCTGCCGGAGCCGTTCCGGCGCGCGCTGGAGCAGCTGTCGTGA
- the eat gene encoding ethanolamine permease, whose protein sequence is MAFEHSSATPPQHAVDFEAVGSSYFQERELKKGAAGWVLLVGLGVAYVISGDYAGWNFGLAQGGWGGLFIATLLMATMYLCMCFSLAELSSMVPTAGGGYGFARTAFGPLGGFLTGTAILIEYAIAPAAIAVFIGAYCESLFGIGGWMIYLAFYIAFIGIHIFGVGEALKLMFIITAVAALALGVFIVAMVPHFSVANLLDIAPTTAAGASAFLPFGYVGIWAAIPYAIWFFLAVEGVPLAAEETKNPQRDMPRGLIGAMLVLLAFAGLILLVGPGGAGSSTLIESGNPLVEALTTAYGSSTWMSGFVNLVGLAGLIASFFSIIFAYSRQIFALSRAGYLPRKLSLTNRNKVPVLALIVPGVIGFVLSLTGQGDLLILVAVFGATISYVLMMASHITLRLRRPDMHRPYKTPGGIFTSGVALVLACIAVVAGFLVDPRVVIGAAIIYGIFIAYFALYSRHHLVAGTPEEEFAAIENAEATLK, encoded by the coding sequence ATGGCTTTCGAACACAGCAGTGCGACCCCACCGCAACATGCCGTAGATTTCGAAGCAGTCGGCAGTAGCTATTTCCAGGAACGCGAACTGAAGAAAGGCGCCGCCGGCTGGGTGCTATTGGTCGGCCTCGGAGTCGCCTACGTGATTTCCGGCGACTACGCCGGATGGAACTTCGGCCTGGCACAGGGCGGTTGGGGCGGGCTGTTCATCGCCACGCTGCTGATGGCAACCATGTACCTGTGCATGTGCTTTTCGCTGGCCGAGTTGTCGTCGATGGTGCCCACCGCCGGCGGCGGTTATGGCTTCGCCCGCACGGCGTTCGGCCCGCTGGGCGGCTTTCTCACCGGCACGGCGATCCTCATCGAATACGCCATCGCGCCGGCGGCCATAGCAGTGTTCATCGGCGCCTACTGCGAGTCGCTGTTCGGCATCGGCGGCTGGATGATCTACCTGGCCTTCTACATCGCATTCATCGGCATCCATATCTTTGGCGTAGGCGAGGCGCTCAAGCTGATGTTCATCATCACCGCCGTCGCCGCACTGGCGCTGGGCGTGTTCATCGTTGCGATGGTGCCGCACTTCTCGGTCGCCAACCTGCTGGACATCGCACCGACCACCGCAGCCGGCGCCAGCGCCTTCCTGCCGTTCGGCTACGTCGGCATCTGGGCGGCGATTCCCTATGCCATCTGGTTCTTCCTCGCGGTCGAGGGCGTGCCACTGGCCGCCGAGGAAACCAAGAACCCGCAGCGCGACATGCCGCGCGGGCTGATCGGCGCCATGCTGGTGCTGCTGGCCTTCGCCGGGCTGATCCTGCTGGTCGGGCCGGGCGGCGCCGGTTCCAGCACACTGATCGAATCCGGCAACCCGCTGGTGGAGGCGCTGACCACCGCCTACGGCTCCTCAACCTGGATGAGCGGCTTCGTCAACCTGGTCGGCCTGGCCGGGCTGATCGCCAGCTTCTTCTCGATCATCTTCGCCTACTCGCGGCAAATCTTCGCGCTGTCGCGGGCCGGCTACCTGCCGCGCAAGCTGTCGCTGACCAACCGCAACAAGGTACCGGTGCTGGCGCTGATCGTGCCGGGTGTGATCGGTTTCGTCCTGTCGCTGACCGGCCAGGGCGACCTGCTGATTCTGGTAGCGGTGTTCGGCGCGACCATTTCCTATGTGCTGATGATGGCCTCGCACATCACCCTGCGCCTGCGCCGTCCGGACATGCACCGTCCTTACAAAACGCCCGGCGGCATCTTTACCTCGGGCGTCGCCCTGGTGCTGGCGTGCATCGCGGTGGTCGCCGGCTTCTTGGTGGATCCGCGGGTGGTGATCGGCGCGGCGATCATCTACGGCATCTTCATCGCCTATTTCGCGCTGTACAGCCGACATCACCTGGTCGCCGGCACGCCGGAAGAGGAGTTCGCGGCGATCGAGAACGCCGAGGCAACGCTGAAGTAA
- a CDS encoding aldehyde dehydrogenase family protein: MRYAHPGTEGALVSFQSRYGNFINGQFVEPVGGQYFTNTSPVNGQPIAEFPRSDAADIEKALDAAHAAADAWGKTSVQARSLILLKIADRIEANLEKLAITETWDNGKAVRETLNADIPLAADHFRYFAGCIRAQEGTSAEIDEHTAAYHFHEPLGVVGQIIPWNFPILMACWKLAPALAAGNCVILKPAEQTPLGITVLAEIIGDLLPPGVLNIVQGFGKEAGEALASSKRIAKIAFTGSTPVGSHIMKMAAENIIPSTVELGGKSPNIYFEDIMQAEPTFIEKAAEGLVLGFFNQGEVCTCPSRALVQESIYAPFMEAVMKKVTQIKRGDPLDTDTMVGAQASQQQFDKIVGYLDIARQEGAEVLTGGGVEKLEGSLATGYYIQPTLLKGHNKMRVFQEEIFGPVIGVTTFKDEAEALAIANDTEFGLGAGVWTRDINRAYRMGRGIKAGRVWTNCYHLYPAHAAFGGYKKSGVGRETHKMILDHYQQTKNLLVSYDINPLGFF; encoded by the coding sequence ATGCGCTACGCCCATCCCGGCACCGAAGGGGCCCTCGTTTCCTTCCAATCCCGCTACGGCAACTTTATCAACGGCCAATTCGTCGAACCGGTTGGCGGGCAGTATTTCACCAACACTTCGCCAGTCAACGGCCAGCCCATCGCTGAGTTCCCGCGCTCCGACGCGGCCGATATCGAGAAGGCGCTGGACGCCGCTCATGCCGCCGCCGACGCGTGGGGCAAGACCAGTGTGCAGGCGCGCTCGCTGATCCTATTGAAGATCGCTGATCGCATCGAAGCGAATCTGGAAAAGCTCGCCATCACCGAAACCTGGGACAACGGCAAGGCGGTGCGCGAGACGCTGAACGCCGACATCCCGCTGGCGGCTGACCACTTCCGCTACTTCGCCGGCTGCATCCGCGCCCAGGAAGGCACCAGCGCCGAGATCGATGAGCACACCGCCGCCTACCACTTCCACGAGCCGCTGGGCGTGGTCGGGCAGATCATTCCGTGGAACTTTCCGATCCTGATGGCCTGCTGGAAACTTGCACCAGCCCTGGCAGCCGGCAACTGCGTGATCCTGAAACCCGCCGAGCAGACGCCGCTGGGCATCACCGTGCTGGCGGAAATCATCGGCGACCTGCTGCCGCCGGGCGTGCTCAACATCGTCCAGGGCTTCGGCAAGGAGGCCGGCGAGGCGCTGGCCAGCAGCAAACGCATCGCCAAGATCGCCTTCACCGGCTCCACCCCGGTGGGTTCGCACATCATGAAGATGGCGGCAGAAAACATCATTCCCAGCACTGTGGAGCTGGGCGGCAAGAGCCCCAACATCTACTTCGAAGACATCATGCAAGCCGAACCGACCTTCATCGAGAAGGCGGCCGAGGGGCTGGTGCTGGGTTTCTTCAACCAAGGCGAAGTCTGTACCTGCCCGTCGCGGGCACTGGTGCAGGAATCCATCTACGCGCCCTTCATGGAAGCGGTGATGAAGAAGGTCACGCAGATCAAACGCGGCGACCCGCTAGACACCGACACCATGGTCGGCGCCCAGGCCAGCCAGCAGCAGTTCGACAAGATCGTCGGCTACCTGGACATAGCCCGGCAGGAAGGCGCCGAAGTGCTCACCGGTGGCGGTGTTGAGAAACTCGAAGGCTCGCTCGCGACCGGCTATTACATCCAGCCGACCCTACTCAAGGGCCATAACAAGATGCGCGTGTTCCAGGAGGAAATCTTCGGCCCGGTGATCGGCGTGACCACCTTCAAGGATGAAGCCGAAGCGCTGGCCATCGCCAACGACACCGAGTTCGGCCTCGGCGCTGGCGTCTGGACCCGCGACATCAACCGTGCCTATCGCATGGGCCGGGGGATCAAGGCCGGACGGGTGTGGACCAACTGTTACCACCTGTATCCGGCACATGCCGCGTTCGGTGGCTACAAGAAGTCCGGCGTTGGACGCGAGACCCATAAGATGATCCTCGACCACTACCAGCAGACCAAAAATCTGCTGGTCAGCTACGACATCAATCCGCTGGGCTTCTTCTGA
- the mpl gene encoding UDP-N-acetylmuramate:L-alanyl-gamma-D-glutamyl-meso-diaminopimelate ligase, whose product MHIHILGICGTFMGSLAVLAKELGHRVTGSDANVYPPMSTQLEAQGIELTQGYEPSQLDPAPDLVVIGNALSRGNPAVEYVLNKGLPYVSGPQWLADHVLQGRWVLAAAGTHGKTTTSSMLAWVLEHAGMSPGFLIGGVPQNFGISARLGGTPFFVVEADEYDSAFFDKRSKFVHYRPRTAILNNLEFDHADIFSDLAAIERQFHHLVRTVPGEGLIIHPQSEEALKRVIGMGCWTPVQTTGNGGQWQANLLSADGSRFEVIFDGTVQGVVDWELTGQHNVNNALATLAAARHVGVLPKQGTEALSEFRSVKRRMEKVADVNGVTIYDDFAHHPTAIATTLDGLRKRVGDTPIIAVVEPRSNSMKLGAHREGLAESVALANQAIWYAPPNLGWDLAATVAGSPVETTVCDSLETIIAKVKADATPGTQVVVMSNGGFGGLHGKLAEALA is encoded by the coding sequence ATGCATATTCATATTCTCGGCATCTGCGGCACCTTCATGGGCTCGCTGGCCGTTCTCGCCAAGGAACTGGGCCATCGGGTCACCGGTTCCGATGCCAACGTCTATCCGCCCATGAGTACCCAGCTTGAGGCTCAGGGCATCGAACTGACCCAGGGCTATGAGCCGAGCCAGCTCGATCCGGCGCCGGATCTGGTGGTGATCGGCAACGCGCTGTCGCGCGGCAACCCGGCGGTGGAGTACGTGCTGAACAAGGGGCTGCCTTACGTTTCCGGCCCGCAGTGGCTCGCCGATCATGTGTTGCAGGGGCGTTGGGTGCTGGCTGCCGCCGGTACTCACGGCAAGACCACCACCAGCAGCATGCTCGCCTGGGTGCTGGAACACGCCGGCATGAGCCCGGGCTTTCTCATCGGTGGCGTACCGCAGAACTTCGGTATCTCGGCGCGCCTGGGCGGTACCCCGTTCTTCGTGGTCGAGGCGGACGAATACGACAGTGCCTTCTTCGACAAGCGCAGCAAGTTTGTCCATTACCGACCGCGTACCGCGATCCTGAACAACCTTGAATTCGACCACGCCGATATCTTCTCGGATCTCGCGGCGATCGAGAGGCAGTTCCACCACCTGGTACGCACCGTGCCCGGCGAGGGGCTGATCATTCATCCGCAATCGGAAGAGGCGCTCAAGCGCGTGATCGGCATGGGCTGCTGGACACCGGTGCAGACAACCGGCAACGGCGGGCAATGGCAGGCCAACCTGCTCAGCGCAGACGGTTCGCGCTTCGAGGTGATCTTCGACGGCACTGTGCAAGGCGTGGTGGACTGGGAATTGACTGGTCAGCACAACGTCAATAACGCTCTGGCCACGCTCGCGGCGGCGCGCCATGTCGGTGTATTGCCCAAGCAGGGAACCGAAGCGCTGAGTGAATTCCGCAGCGTCAAGCGACGCATGGAAAAGGTCGCAGACGTTAATGGCGTGACCATTTACGACGACTTCGCCCATCACCCGACCGCCATCGCCACGACGCTCGACGGCCTACGCAAGCGCGTGGGTGATACGCCGATCATTGCCGTGGTCGAGCCGCGCTCCAATTCGATGAAGTTGGGCGCACACCGTGAAGGCCTGGCCGAATCGGTGGCGCTGGCCAATCAGGCGATCTGGTACGCGCCGCCAAATCTCGGCTGGGACCTGGCCGCGACGGTCGCCGGCTCGCCCGTCGAGACGACCGTATGCGACTCGCTAGAGACGATCATCGCCAAGGTCAAGGCCGACGCCACGCCGGGCACTCAGGTGGTTGTCATGAGCAACGGCGGTTTTGGTGGATTGCATGGCAAATTGGCCGAGGCGCTGGCGTAG
- the ubiX gene encoding flavin prenyltransferase UbiX, whose protein sequence is MSGPERITLAMTGASGAQYGLRLLDCLIQEDREVHFLISKAAQLVMATETDVVLPAKPQAMQAFLSEYTGAAAGQIRVFAKEDWMAPPASGSGAPTAMVVVPCSTGTLSAIATGACNNLIERAADVTLKERRQLILVPREAPYSSIHLENMLKLSNLGAVILPASPGFYHQPQTLDDLVDFVVARILNLLQIPQDMLPRWGEHHFVSDE, encoded by the coding sequence ATGAGCGGCCCCGAACGCATCACCCTGGCGATGACCGGCGCTTCAGGCGCGCAGTATGGCTTACGCCTGTTGGATTGCCTGATCCAGGAGGACCGCGAGGTGCACTTCTTGATATCCAAGGCCGCGCAGCTGGTGATGGCCACCGAGACCGACGTCGTACTGCCGGCCAAACCCCAGGCGATGCAGGCCTTTCTCTCCGAATACACCGGCGCGGCGGCGGGGCAGATCCGTGTGTTCGCTAAGGAAGACTGGATGGCCCCACCGGCCTCAGGTTCCGGCGCGCCGACGGCTATGGTGGTGGTGCCATGCTCGACTGGCACGCTCTCGGCGATTGCCACCGGCGCCTGCAACAACCTGATCGAGCGCGCGGCGGATGTGACTCTCAAGGAGCGCCGCCAGCTCATTCTCGTGCCGCGCGAGGCGCCCTATTCGAGCATTCATCTGGAAAACATGCTCAAGCTGTCGAATCTGGGCGCGGTGATCCTGCCGGCCTCGCCCGGCTTCTACCACCAGCCGCAGACCCTCGATGATCTGGTGGATTTCGTCGTCGCGCGCATCCTCAATCTGCTGCAGATTCCCCAGGACATGCTGCCGCGTTGGGGTGAGCACCATTTCGTCAGCGACGAGTGA